The following is a genomic window from Bacteroidia bacterium.
GTGTTGTTTCGATGTCCTGTCCGTTTGTGACGGTGCTGAGGACAAGCAACAGGCAGGTGCAGACGATGAAGCGCTTCATGACTTCAGCCCTCGCGAGGTTGTAGCTGTGATGTATGGGATTTCTCCAGCGAAGCTATATCTTTTCCTGCTCAGAGTCAATACTGACGAAAGAGAATGATCGGTCCATGAAGGATCGGTCACAAAAACGGGTCTGTCATGTGAGATCCGATAATTGTTCCGTTTAAGGCTGAAAAATCGTTCCGCCTGAGTGTGCCTGACAGTACCGCGCACTGGCCCATTTCGTGCGTGACATCTTGGTTTCTGGAAGTGTCGTCCTTCGGACTATGAGAGCGGGTGGGTTGCGCGTGCCCCCCAGCTGAAGCTGGGGGTTGGAGGAAGTGGCGCCCTCCGGGCTTGCTACGGTCTGTGCTGGTCGCGCGTGCCCCCCAGCTGAAGCTGGGGTTGGAGGAAGCGGCGCCCTCCGGGCTTGCTACGGTCTGTGCTGGTCGCGCGTGCCCCCCAGCTGAAGCTGGGGGTTGGAGGAAGTGGCGCCCTCCGGGCTTGCTACGGTCTGTGCTGGTCGCGCGTGCCCCCCGGCTGAAGCTGGGGTTGGAGGAAGTGGCGCCCTCCGGGCTGAGGTAAATCGTCGTACGTCGTCCCGCCTGCGCTCTCATGTACCGACGATTGTGTCATTGTTCTATGATGCTTCGGCGGGCAGGCAATTCGTACGTCGTTACTCTGCTCTGCCGGCGAGCAGCACGCGCGCTATCCCGGAATAATCCTGAATGATGCTTTGCACGCTAAGGTTGTGGCTGAGGAAAATGCGCTGCACCGCCTCGGATTGACCATAACCGACTTCCACGGCCAGCAAGCCGCCGGGCGTAAGCAGGGTGGAAGCACCGCCGGCAATTCGGCGGTAAAAGGTCAATCCGTCGCCATTGTCCGTAATGGCGAGCATCGGTTCGTGGAGGCGGATTTCCGGTTGCAGCTCGGCGATGTCCGCTTCCGCAACGTACGGCGGATTGGAGACGATGATATCGAAACGCTGTTCGTCCGGCAGTGCGCCGTTGAGCATATCATGGCGCAGAAAATTGATACGGTCCTCGACGCCATGCCGCATCGCATTGCGTCGCGCAATGTCCAGCGCGGCTTCGCTGACGTCGAGAGCCGTGCATGTACACGAGGGAAGCTGTGCCGCGATGGCAATGGGGATG
Proteins encoded in this region:
- the prmC gene encoding peptide chain release factor N(5)-glutamine methyltransferase encodes the protein MNSETVLSLLKKATEFFNERGVSEAKRSAEHLLAHALGQKRIQLYLRFDQPVGDEELELFRSFVRRRLANEPVQYIVGTTEFYGMEFELTPDVLIPRPETEHLVEAVVDWVRANAALDNPKLLDIGTGSGCIPIAIAAQLPSCTCTALDVSEAALDIARRNAMRHGVEDRINFLRHDMLNGALPDEQRFDIIVSNPPYVAEADIAELQPEIRLHEPMLAITDNGDGLTFYRRIAGGASTLLTPGGLLAVEVGYGQSEAVQRIFLSHNLSVQSIIQDYSGIARVLLAGRAE